Proteins from a genomic interval of Cervus elaphus chromosome 13, mCerEla1.1, whole genome shotgun sequence:
- the CHGA gene encoding chromogranin-A yields MRSAAVLALLLCAGQVIALPVNSPMNKGDTEVMKCIVEVISDTLSKPSPMPVSKECFETLRGDERILSILRHQNLLKELQDLALQGAKERTHQQKQHSSYEAELSEVLEKPNDQAEPKEGTEEVSSKDAAEKRDDSKEVEKSDEDSDGDRPQASPELGPGSKVEEDNQAPGEEEEAPSNTHPQASLPNPKHAGPQAEEDSEGPSQGPASREKGLSAEQGRQAEREEEQEEKGEEAEAGEAVPEEESPPTAAFKPHPNLGGKEMQRAAPGWPEALAVDGAGKTGAEEAKPPEGKGERAHSRQEEEEMAGAPQGLFRGGKSREPEQEEQLSKEWEDAKRWSKMDQLAKELTAEKRLEGEEEEEDPDRSMRLSFRAQGYGFRGPGLQLRRGWRPSFREDSVEAGLPLQVRGYPEEKKEEEGSANRRPEDQELESLSAIEAELEKVAHQLQELRRG; encoded by the exons ATGCGCTCCGCCGCGGTCCTGGCGCTTCTGCTCTGCGCGGGGCAAG tCATTGCCCTGCCTGTGAACAGCCCCATGAATAAAGGGGACACTGAG GTGATGAAGTGCATCGTCGAGGTCATTTCAGACACGCTGTCCAAGCCCAGTCCCATGCCGGTCAGCAAGGAGTGTTTTGAAACACTTCGAGGAG ATGAACGGATCCTCTCAATCCTGCGACATCAGAATTTGCTGAAAGAGCTCCAAGACCTTGCTCTCCAAG GAGCCAAGGAGCGGACACATCAGCAGAAGCAGCACAGCAGTTACGAGGCTGAACTCTCAGAGGTGCTTGAGAAGCCGAACGACCAGGCCGAGCCAAAAG AGGGGACAGAAGAGGTGTCCTCCAAGGATGCTGCAGAAAAAAGAGACGATTCTAAAGAGGTGGAGAAAAGTGATGAAGACTCGGACGGAGACAGGCCTCAGGCCTCCCCAGAGCTTGGACCAGGGTCCAAGGTTGAGGAGGACAACCAGgcccctggggaggaggaggaggcccccTCCAACACCCACCCCCAAGCCAGCCTCCCCAACCCAAAACACGCAGGCCCACAGGccgaggaggacagtgagggccCCTCCCAGGGTCCAGCCAGCAGGGAGAAGGGCCTGAGTGCAGAGCaagggaggcaggcagagagagaagaggagcaggaggagaagggggaggaggccgAGGCTGGAGAGGCCGTCCCAGAGGAAGAAAGCCCCCCCACCGCAGCATTTAAACCCCACCCCAACCTCGGCGGCAAGGAGATGCAGAGGG CTGCTCCAGGTTGGCCCGAGGCTCTGGCCGTGGATGGAGCCGGGAAGACGGGGGCTGAGGAGGCCAAGCCCCCTGAGGGGAAGGGGGAGCGGGCACACTCccggcaggaggaagaggagatggcAGGGGCCCCTCAAGGCCTCTTCCGTGGTGGAAAGAGCAGGGAGCCCGAGCAGGAGGAGCAGCTCTCCAAGGAGTGGGAGGACGCCAAGCGATGGAGCAAGATGGACCAGCTAGCCAAGGAGCTGACGGCCGAGAAGCggctggagggggaggaggaggaggaggaccccGACCGCTCCATGAGGCTCTCCTTCCGGGCCCAAGGCTATGGCTTCAGGGGTCCTGGGCTGCAACTGCGGCGAGGCTGGAGGCCGAGCTTCCGGGAGGACAGCGTGGAGGCCGGCCTGCCCCTCCAGGTGCGCGGCTACCcggaggagaagaaggaggaggagggcagcgCCAACCGCAGACCAGAG GACCAGGAGCTGGAGAGCTTGTCGGCCATCGAGGCGGAGCTGGAGAAGGTGGCCCACCAGCTGCAGGAGCTGCGGCGGGGCTGA